A window of the bacterium genome harbors these coding sequences:
- a CDS encoding family 10 glycosylhydrolase, giving the protein MRRTIYILPILILSLLIPPSYPRDFEIRGIWMQATQIKDERTAELIVERIASAKLNAVFVLVFYWGGKSFFKTELAPLAYDPANDSDLFSYFIEQCHRRGIKVFARFSNGLVGGKAGEGILAQNPQWQIENKEGVRSRWFDLGKREVRDFQLGLISELLNKYPVDGVQLDYIRFPSRDYCYCEECRDFFKKLYNLDPLSLPYALPTRFLVTSTPLTHLCGAKLLARLDNGVPGITIREYGDGFLLLLNWQIDNNSVQLFLDILRRAVEGKKIVILSPRAEVGYDEHGYGLILQILRRANLKWEMVKEVSECNPKETLLLFPALKRLRGTLCDDIGKFLNTGGRAIVSLSKEGIEGKECNELLGVCGKGRKLKGNHILIPLQEHPLIPVLQGGEGERREIWGKWVDFRKELITSFVKEVYQLTKRMSNALLLSAAVFYNKASAERVLQDWYGWLDMGIVDFVAPMAYVDDARLLSALKEWKQADPNLEKIIPGLSIYEMRNGREVAKDYRKVVKQIELIRKEGARGFILFSLPFLTDDLVKYLSSL; this is encoded by the coding sequence ATGAGAAGAACAATATATATTTTGCCTATTTTAATTTTGTCTCTTTTGATTCCCCCTTCATATCCAAGGGATTTTGAGATAAGGGGAATCTGGATGCAGGCTACGCAAATCAAAGACGAAAGAACGGCTGAATTGATAGTGGAGAGAATCGCTTCAGCGAAGCTAAACGCGGTTTTCGTTTTGGTTTTCTATTGGGGAGGCAAAAGTTTCTTCAAAACGGAGCTTGCTCCTTTAGCTTATGACCCAGCAAATGATAGCGATTTATTCTCTTATTTCATAGAGCAATGTCATAGGAGGGGGATAAAGGTATTTGCGAGGTTCTCAAATGGTTTGGTAGGAGGGAAAGCAGGTGAGGGAATTTTAGCGCAAAATCCTCAATGGCAGATTGAAAATAAAGAGGGGGTGAGGTCAAGATGGTTTGATTTGGGAAAGAGGGAGGTTAGGGATTTTCAGCTCGGGCTTATCTCCGAACTGTTGAACAAATATCCCGTTGATGGAGTTCAGTTAGATTACATCAGATTTCCCTCTCGGGATTACTGCTATTGCGAGGAATGTAGGGATTTTTTCAAAAAGCTTTACAATCTTGACCCCCTCTCCTTGCCCTACGCCCTCCCGACTAGATTTTTGGTAACTTCAACCCCTTTGACTCATCTCTGTGGGGCGAAGCTGTTGGCGAGACTAGATAACGGCGTTCCAGGGATAACCATAAGGGAATATGGCGATGGATTTCTGCTTCTTTTAAATTGGCAAATTGATAATAACTCTGTTCAACTTTTCCTTGATATCCTCAGAAGGGCTGTGGAGGGGAAGAAAATCGTCATCCTCTCGCCAAGAGCGGAGGTCGGCTACGATGAGCATGGATACGGGTTGATTCTTCAAATATTGAGAAGAGCGAATTTGAAGTGGGAAATGGTGAAAGAGGTCTCTGAATGTAATCCGAAAGAAACTCTCCTTTTATTTCCCGCTTTAAAAAGATTGAGGGGAACCCTATGTGATGATATAGGAAAATTCCTGAACACGGGTGGGAGAGCGATAGTAAGCTTGAGCAAGGAGGGAATAGAGGGGAAAGAATGTAATGAGCTCCTTGGGGTATGTGGAAAGGGGAGGAAGCTCAAAGGGAATCATATTCTTATCCCTCTTCAAGAGCATCCATTAATTCCCGTGTTGCAGGGTGGGGAAGGTGAGAGGAGGGAGATATGGGGGAAATGGGTTGATTTTAGAAAAGAGCTAATAACCTCTTTCGTGAAGGAGGTCTACCAATTAACAAAGCGAATGTCTAACGCCCTTCTTTTAAGCGCTGCTGTGTTTTATAATAAAGCTAGCGCGGAGAGGGTCTTGCAGGATTGGTATGGATGGCTTGATATGGGAATAGTTGACTTCGTTGCCCCGATGGCCTATGTGGATGATGCCCGATTGCTTTCCGCCCTGAAGGAATGGAAGCAAGCAGACCCGAATTTGGAGAAAATAATACCCGGGTTGAGCATTTACGAGATGAGGAATGGCAGAGAAGTAGCGAAGGATTATAGGAAAGTCGTTAAACAGATAGAGCTTATAAGAAAAGAAGGGGCGAGAGGGTTTATCCTCTTCTCTCTGCCATTTTTGACCGATGATTTAGTCAAGTATCTATCCAGCTTATAA